A window of the Salvelinus alpinus chromosome 3, SLU_Salpinus.1, whole genome shotgun sequence genome harbors these coding sequences:
- the bub3 gene encoding mitotic checkpoint protein BUB3: MTGSNEYKLNQGPEDSISAVKFSPSTGQFLLVSSWDCTVRLYDVGGNSMRIKYSHLAPVLDCAFYDPTHAWSGGLDTQLKTHDLNTDQDTIVGTHDAPIRCVEYCPEVNVMVTGSWDRSVRLWDPRTPCNAGTFTQPEKVYTLSVAGERLIVGTAGRRVLVWDLRNMGYVQQRRESSLKYQTRAIRAFPNKQGYVLSSIEGRVAVEYLDPSQEVQKKKYAFKCHRLKENGIEQVYPVNAISFHSVHNTFATGGSDGFVNIWDPFNKKRLCQFHRYPTSIASLAFSNDGSTLAIASSYMQEQGDISHPEDTIFIRQVTDAETKPK, encoded by the exons ATGACTGGCTCGAACGAGTACAAACTGAACCAGGGACCAGAGGACAGTATCTCTGCTGTTAAGTTCAGCCCCAGTACAGGCCAGTTCCTTCTAGTGTCCTCTTGGGACTGTACTGTCCGGCTCTACGATGTGGGGGGCAACTCCATGAGGATCAAGTATTCACACCTGGCACCTGTGCTGGATTGTGCTTTCTAT GACCCTACACATGCCTGGAGCGGAGGCTTGGACACGCAGTTGAAAACCCACGACTTGAATACGGATCAAG ATACAATAGTTGGGACACACGATGCCCCCATTCGCTGTGTGGAATACTGTCCAGAGGTCAACGTCATGGTAACGGGTAGCTGGGACAGGTCAGTCAGGCTGTGGGACCCCAGAACCCCCTGCAACGCTGGCACCTTCACACAGCCTGAAAAG GTGTACACCCTCTCTGTGGCTGGAGAACGGCTGATAGTGGGGACAGCAGGGAggagggtgttggtctgggaccTGAGGAATATGGGTTATGTCCAGCAGAGGAGAGAGTCCAGTCTGAAATACCAGACACGAGCCATCAGGGCCTTCCCTAACAAACAG GGCTATGTCCTGAGCTCCATAGAAGGACGTGTTGCCGTGGAGTACCTGGACCCCAGCCAAGAGGTGCAGAAGAAGAAGTACGCCTTCAAGTGCCACCGGCTGAAGGAGAACGGGATCGAACAGGTCTATCCCGTCAACGCCATCTCCTTCCACAGTGTTCACAACACCTTCGCCACAG GTGGCTCAGACGGCTTTGTGAACATCTGGGACCCTTTCAACAAGAAACGTCTCTGTCAGTTCCACCGTTACCCGACGTCGATCGCCTCCCTGGCCTTCAGTAACGACGGCTCCACGCTGGCCATCGCCTCCTCCTACATGCAAGAGCAGGGAGACATCAGCCACCCGGAGGACACCATCTTTATCCGCCAGGTCACAGACGCAGAAACTAAGCCCAAATGA
- the LOC139571644 gene encoding homeobox protein HMX2-like: MKKSEDSGSKVPFTSVSNFTIRSILGTGSEDAHKDSCNSSSDAGLLQRQRMRSVSSEGFSGGEDSTDFYPLPGEKKPRNDLNELTLSSLSDKNRLILGQEMVKRHQLFHDYKEGDERHYNQTSPAISEETGHIDEDKTSNSSRKKSRTVFSRSQVYQLESTFDMKRYLSSTERASLASSLQLTEIQVKTWFQNRRNKWKRLLSAEIEAVNMAHASSTQTLVGMPFYFKENFRLRIPVPGSMTFPTPLCYPGSNMQALPLYNFYNKIE, translated from the exons ATGAAGAAATCTGAAGACAGTGGCAGTAAAGTACCATTTACCTCAGTTTCCAATTTTACTATTAGGTCAATTCTTGGAACTGGGTCCGAGGACGCGCACAAGGACAGTTGTAATTCTAGTTCCGACGCGGGGCTGCTGCAGAGACAACGCATGCGCTCAGTGTCTTCAGAAGGATTCAGCGGTGGGGAGGATTCTACGGACTTCTACCCTTTACCCGGAGAAAAGAAACCACGCAATGACCTCAACGAGCTCACACTTTCTTCTCTAA GTGACAAAAACAGACTAATTCTGGGGCAAGAGATGGTGAAGAGACATCAACTTTTTCATGATTATAAAGAAGGTGACGAGAGACACTACAACCAAACATCACCTGCTATTTCAGAAGAAACGGGTCATATTGACGAGGACAAAACATCCAACTCATCCAGAAAGAAGTCTCGGACCGTATTCTCGCGGAGTCAGGTTTACCAACTAGAATCGACGTTTGACATGAAACGTTACCTTAGCAGTACAGAACGAGCTAGTCTCGCCTCCAGTCTCCAGTTGACAGAGATACAGGTGAAAACTTGGTTCCAGAATCGGAGGAACAAGTGGAAACGTCTGCTTTCTGCGGAGATAGAAGCGGTAAACATGGCTCACGCATCATCCACACAAACTCTGGTTGGGATGCCGTTCTACTTCAAAGAGAATTTCCGGCTACGGATTCCTGTCCCTGGATCAATGACTTTCCCTACGCCTCTATGTTATCCCGGGAGCAACATGCAAGCTTTACCTTTGTACAATTTTTATAATAAAATTGAATAG
- the hmx3b gene encoding homeobox protein HMX3: protein MDNKHSHAMAETQQETRPPAKDSPFSIKNLLNFDSKPSNPKTLLATTKGLFEGGFSLSRIGDLTFPSFDIPAQRFGLSAHYLERTSAWWYPYALGTSGHHLYRTGGFEKAIARDTPSTGEDRETPELLRKSPDPDDKEDDKNTSTDDLVLEESDGDEPKKERELVDDWRKIKDENSDKKTCRKKKTRTVFSRSQVFRLESTFDMKRYLSSSERAGLAASLHLTETQVKIWFQNRRNKWKRQLAAELEAVNLSHAAAQRIVRVPILYHENTGSETGSAGDASVSQSLLTFPHQMYYSHPLVTSVPLLRPI from the exons ATGGACAATAAACATTCACACGCGATGGCAGAGACGCAACAGGAGACCCGTCCGCCCGCTAAAGACTCACCTTTCTCTATCAAGAACCTGCTCAACTTCGACAGTAAACCTTCCAACCCGAAGACGCTGCTTGCCACCACCAAAGGACTATTTGAAGGAGGCTTCTCTCTCTCCCGGATCGGTGATTTAACTTTTCCTAGTTTTGACATCCCAGCCCAGAGATTTGGATTATCGGCGCACTATTTGGAACGAACGTCGGCGTGGTGGTATCCCTACGCGCTCGGCACGTCGGGACATCATCTCTACAGGACTGGAG GGTTTGAGAAGGCCATCGCGAGAGACACACCATCAACAGGCGAGGACCGAGAGACACCGGAGCTGCTGCGAAAATCACCCGACCCAGACGACAAAGAGGACGACAAAAACACAAGTACTGATGATCTCGTTCTGGAGGAGAGTGATGGGGACGAACCGAAGAAGGAAAGAGAGTTGGTGGATGACTGGAGGAAAATTAAAGACGAGAACTCGGATAAAAAAACGTGTCGGAAAAAGAAAACGCGCACAGTGTTTTCAAGGAGTCAGGTATTTCGGTTGGAATCAACGTTCGATATGAAACGGTACCTCAGTAGCTCGGAACGGGCAGGCCTGGCGGCATCCCTACACCTCACGGAGACCCAGGTGAAAATCTGGTTCCAGAACAGGAGGAATAAGTGGAAACGACAGTTGGCCGCGGAACTCGAAGCGGTCAATCTGAGCCACGCCGCGGCCCAGAGGATAGTCCGCGTACCCATATTGTACCACGAGAACACCGGCTCAGAAACTGGGAGCGCTGGGGACGCGTCCGTCAGTCAGTCTCTACTAACGTTCCCTCATCAAATGTACTATTCACATCCCCTAGTCACATCCGTGCCGCTGCTGAGACCAATTTGA